A genomic stretch from Georgenia muralis includes:
- a CDS encoding lipase family alpha/beta hydrolase → MRSTRRTKSLGAALAVAATALAGAVAAAAPAGGAVTDVPPPGANDWSCAPSPEHPEPVVLVHGTFENMLKNWSTLAPYLQQEGYCVYALNYGNDATGPVADSARELAPFVDAVLGATGARKVDIVGHSQGGMMPRYYMHLLGGAKKVDDLVGIAPSSHGTQGLIVALDGEIVTTASTVDNPACPACQDQLAGSEFMQTLNADGDTVRGPDYTVISTRYDEVVTPYESQFLDGPADQVTNILIQDKCPLDPIEHDQTPNDPVVHQLVLNALETDGPADPAYQPSCVPVG, encoded by the coding sequence ATGCGTTCGACCAGGAGGACCAAGAGTCTCGGGGCGGCGCTCGCCGTCGCCGCCACCGCCCTCGCCGGGGCCGTCGCCGCGGCCGCGCCCGCCGGCGGCGCCGTCACCGACGTCCCGCCCCCCGGCGCCAACGACTGGAGCTGCGCGCCGAGCCCGGAGCACCCCGAGCCGGTCGTGCTCGTCCACGGCACCTTCGAGAACATGCTCAAGAACTGGTCGACCCTCGCGCCCTACCTCCAGCAGGAGGGGTACTGCGTCTACGCCCTCAACTACGGCAACGACGCCACCGGCCCGGTGGCGGACTCCGCCCGCGAGCTCGCCCCCTTCGTCGACGCCGTCCTCGGTGCCACGGGCGCGAGGAAGGTCGACATCGTCGGGCACAGCCAGGGCGGGATGATGCCGCGCTACTACATGCACCTGCTCGGCGGGGCGAAGAAGGTCGACGACCTCGTCGGCATCGCGCCCTCCAGCCACGGCACCCAGGGACTCATCGTCGCCCTCGACGGCGAGATCGTGACCACGGCGAGCACCGTCGACAACCCGGCCTGCCCGGCGTGCCAGGACCAGCTCGCCGGCTCGGAGTTCATGCAGACCCTCAACGCCGACGGCGACACCGTCCGCGGCCCGGACTACACCGTGATCTCCACCCGGTACGACGAGGTGGTCACCCCGTACGAGAGCCAGTTCCTCGACGGCCCGGCCGACCAGGTGACCAACATCCTCATCCAGGACAAGTGCCCGCTCGACCCCATCGAGCACGACCAGACCCCGAACGACCCGGTCGTGCACCAGCTGGTCCTCAACGCCCTGGAGACCGACGGCCCGGCGGACCCGGCCTACCAGCCGAGCTGCGTGCCGGTGGGCTGA